A DNA window from Helianthus annuus cultivar XRQ/B chromosome 15, HanXRQr2.0-SUNRISE, whole genome shotgun sequence contains the following coding sequences:
- the LOC110917932 gene encoding LOW QUALITY PROTEIN: probable nucleolar protein 5-2 (The sequence of the model RefSeq protein was modified relative to this genomic sequence to represent the inferred CDS: deleted 2 bases in 1 codon) has protein sequence MLVLFETPAGFALFKVLDERKLSKVDDLWKEFSSADTARQVVKLKAFSKFENTSEALSAATLLVESKPNKGLRKFLRAHCDGESLAVADSKLGNVIKEKLQIDWVHNQAVMELMRGVRSQLTELITGLGAQDLAPMSLGLSHSLSRYKLKFSPDKVIFFSFVNNYIRYDALGDNQDNSMGVENRLKLEARLRNLEGWELGCSAGSTKGKPKIEAYNKDFKKGDGAMITPA, from the exons ATGTTAGTGCTTTTTGAAACCCCAGCGGGTTTTGCCCTTTTCAAAGTACTCGATGAACGAAAGCTTTCCAAAGTCGAT GATTTGTGGAAGGAGTTCTCATCTGCCGACACAGCCAGACAG GTTGTAAAGCTAAAAGCTTTCTCAAAATTCGAGAACACATCTGAAGCGTTGTCAGCCGCAACCCTATTGGTTGAAAGCAAGCCCAACAAAGGTTTGCGTAAGTTCTTGCGTGCTCATTGTGACGGTGAGTCGTTGGCTGTTGCTGACTCCAAGCTTGGAAATGTTATCAAGGAAAAACTG CAAATAGACTGGGTTCACAACCAAGCTGTCATGGAGCTTATGAGGGGAGTAAGAAGTCAATTGACAGAACTCATTACCGGTTTAGGTGCGCAAGATCTAGCGCCGATGAGCTTGGGTTTATCTCATAGTTTGTCTAGATATAAGCTTAAGTTCAGCCCAGATAAGGTAATCTTTTTTTCATTCGTTAATAATTA TATTCGATATGATGCTCTTGGAGATAATCAAGATAATTCTATGGGGGTGGAGAACCGGCTCAAG CTTGAAGCAAGATTAAGAAATCTTGAAGGGTGGGAACTTGGGTGTTCTGCTGGATCAACTAAAGGCAAACCGAAGATTGAGGCTTACAACAAAGACTTCAAGAAAGGAGATGGAGCAATGATCACCCCTGCATAG